The following coding sequences lie in one Deltaproteobacteria bacterium genomic window:
- a CDS encoding PAS domain-containing protein, which yields MLNRIVAWLSERGAIGLAMAVAAPATVLAAFALVSVATVGEAGPTPREYALIFGVWALIAAGGGGIAWLIGQRQVRALRDLDAAADAVERGEIRLPPRNAPGGRFAELESKIVRIGKALDERSQLTARTQPSEKLQDELSEEKRRFEAFLRGIGDPVTIVDKEFRIIYVNDTVKKIFGDHTGDHCFKVYEHKTDVCGGCPVRRSMDTGNVEHSLRRVYTRDDKLLYMEATGSPIRDDKGNIIAGIELARDVTQRIKLERSVEIRSRELAVANEELRIANEQLQQAYEELKAAQSALFQSEKMASLGVLVAGVAHEINNPVNFVYGSMPLLDENIRALLTLVEQIETMDIAEDQKDVIRKIKQEIDYEYVQEDLGRIVKNVATGAQRIKEIVQNLRTFSRVDSGENVDMDLHQGIDSTLEILRHEYKNRVEIKKEYSEIPVLIGNPGKMNQVFMNILHNAIQAIETEGKISIRTFVEGPNVVVEIEDSGRGIAPENLGKIFDPFFTTKKVGEGTGLGLSISYSIVQDHNGRLTCRSQVGQGTTFRIELPMREQDMETREQTTTYGLKTHPLAS from the coding sequence ATGTTGAACCGGATCGTCGCCTGGCTCAGCGAACGTGGAGCCATTGGACTCGCCATGGCGGTCGCCGCGCCGGCCACGGTACTCGCGGCGTTCGCGCTGGTGTCGGTGGCGACGGTCGGAGAGGCGGGCCCGACGCCGCGCGAATATGCGCTCATCTTCGGCGTGTGGGCCCTGATCGCGGCGGGCGGCGGCGGCATCGCGTGGTTGATCGGACAGCGGCAGGTCCGCGCCCTTCGCGACCTCGATGCCGCGGCGGATGCGGTGGAGCGCGGCGAGATCCGTCTGCCGCCGCGCAACGCGCCCGGGGGGCGGTTCGCGGAGCTCGAAAGCAAGATCGTGCGCATCGGCAAGGCGCTCGACGAACGCTCGCAGCTCACGGCGCGCACCCAGCCCAGCGAAAAACTCCAGGATGAACTGTCCGAGGAGAAGCGGCGTTTCGAGGCGTTCCTTCGCGGCATCGGCGACCCCGTCACGATCGTCGACAAGGAATTCCGCATCATCTACGTCAACGACACGGTGAAGAAGATCTTCGGCGACCACACCGGCGATCACTGCTTCAAGGTCTACGAGCACAAGACCGACGTGTGCGGCGGATGCCCCGTGCGCCGGTCGATGGACACGGGTAACGTCGAGCACTCGCTGCGCCGCGTTTACACCCGCGACGACAAGCTGCTCTACATGGAAGCGACGGGCAGCCCGATCCGCGACGACAAGGGCAACATCATCGCGGGCATCGAACTGGCCCGCGACGTCACGCAGCGCATCAAGCTCGAGCGCAGCGTCGAGATTCGCTCGCGCGAGCTGGCCGTCGCCAACGAGGAACTGCGCATCGCCAACGAGCAGCTCCAGCAAGCATACGAAGAGCTCAAAGCGGCCCAGTCGGCCCTCTTCCAGTCCGAAAAAATGGCGTCGCTGGGTGTGCTCGTCGCCGGCGTCGCGCACGAGATCAACAACCCGGTCAACTTCGTCTACGGCTCGATGCCGCTGCTCGACGAGAACATCCGGGCGCTGCTCACGCTCGTCGAACAGATCGAGACGATGGACATCGCCGAGGACCAGAAGGACGTCATCCGCAAGATCAAGCAGGAAATCGATTACGAGTACGTGCAGGAAGACCTGGGGCGCATCGTCAAGAACGTCGCGACGGGCGCCCAGCGCATCAAGGAAATCGTGCAGAACCTGCGCACATTCTCGCGCGTGGATTCGGGCGAAAACGTCGACATGGACCTGCACCAGGGCATCGACAGCACGCTCGAAATTCTGCGCCACGAGTACAAGAACCGGGTCGAAATCAAAAAGGAATACAGCGAGATTCCGGTTCTGATCGGCAACCCGGGCAAGATGAATCAGGTTTTCATGAACATCCTCCACAACGCGATCCAGGCGATCGAGACCGAGGGAAAGATCTCGATCCGCACCTTCGTCGAGGGACCAAACGTCGTGGTGGAGATCGAGGACTCGGGCAGGGGGATCGCGCCGGAAAACCTCGGCAAAATCTTCGACCCGTTTTTCACGACCAAAAAGGTGGGCGAGGGGACGGGATTGGGACTTTCCATCAGTTACAGTATCGTACAGGATCACAACGGTCGCCTGACCTGTCGAAGCCAGGTCGGCCAGGGAACCACGTTCCGCATCGAGCTTCCCATGCGGGAGCAGGACATGGAGACACGGGAGCAGACGACGACCTATGGCCTTAAGACCCATCCTTTGGCATCCTGA